The stretch of DNA CATAGATGGATTCGTGTCAACGCGGCTGTTACCTTATTCAATCGAATTGTTGAAGATCAAGTTGATGTTCCTCAAATGCATGCTGAAGGCGGAACTTGGGAAATCTTAGCGAATGCTTATACACAATATCGGGATAGTTTAGAAGAACATAAGACTTGTGACTTTGCTCATCTACAGTTAAAATTTCTTGAATTTCTTGATTCACCCAGCGGTAGTCGTTTTCTTAATGGTGATGGTTTATCAGATCAAGATCATCCTGGTATAAATCATGTTCTTGTTGATGAATACCAAGATACGAATCCAATCCAAGAAAACATTTACCTACGGTTGACACAACGTTTTCCTCATAACTTGTGCATCGTGGGAGATGACGATCAAGCTTTGTACCGATTTAGAGGAGGGACAGTAGAATGTATGGTAAACTTCGATCGCGCATGTCAATCTGCATTGGGGGCTGGAGTAAGGCCATACCCACTTCATCTTTCTACAAACTATCGTTCACATCCTGATATTGTTGATTGGTGTGATAATTACATTCAGTCCTTCCAGGTTATGACTGAACCTGGAGCAAGGGTTAGTAACAAACCCAGTCTTTCACCGGATCCACAATGGGTTGATCGTCAAACTCAACAGGGATGCTCCATTGGTAATTATCCGGCTGTATCCTACTTGCTAGGTCAAAAATATGAAGATGTTGCAGCGCGCTTTGCGGAAACGGTAAGGGGTTTATTGGACAATGGGATTGTAAACGATCCGAGTCAATGTGTGCTTCTGTTGAGGAGCACACGACTTTTGACTCAGTCAGCCGAGCCGTATCAAAGAGCATTACAGGACCAAGGATTTGATGTTTATAATCCACGATCTCGAACGTTCCTGGAACAACCTGAAATCCAAACGGCATTGGGAACATTAGTGAAAATACTAGATCCGAATCAAAACGGACTTTCTGACGTAAAAACGAGAAATGTGAGAGAAATGATTGAAGATTGGATTCAAGTTTACACCGATCAAGCATCACAGAACCCCGAATTAGCAACTTATGTCGAAGGGGCAATCAGTCGGATTATGCAAACTCCGGCTAACAAAACAATCACGCAATCCGCAGGACAGGATAAAACGATGAGCCCAGCTACGATTCAAGACATCTTCTATCACATGATTAGTTTTGAACCTTTTGTGAAATGGCGACAGGACACTGAGCGAGATTTTCGTTTAGGAAAGTTATCACAAGTCCTTGAGTCATATTGCATGCTTCCTTTTAGCGGTTCAATAGGGTCAACACGAGAAATTCTGCGAACAGGCTATACAGATGGTTTAATCAGTTCTGGCCAATTGGGACACCTTTATTACTCCCTCGTAGGGTTGCTTGTTTCAGAAGGCCTCAACGATCCAGAGCATGAAGAAATTATCTGTCCACAAGGAAGTTTCCCGATAATGACAGTTCATCAAGCGAAAGGTCTTGAGTTTCCCTTTGTTTTTGTTTCACTATTGGGTAAGATTCAAAAAGTAGAGATAGGATCAGAACTTCAGATTGAAGACACTATGCGGCAGTTTCGGAATAATCCATCCCCATCAAGTTTCAGTGATCAAGAGCGTGCAGAACAAGACAGGATCCGTTTTTTCTATGTGGCATATTCTCGTGCCATATATTCCTTAGTGTTCTTGGCAAGAAACCAAGACTTCAGAAATCAAGGGATTGGTTTTGGAGATAAGGGTCTTCAGTGGTTTACGGATGAAGTTAAAAGGTTATAAGGAGGAGAAGTAAATGTCCTGGCAGAAATTTCAAGATCTTAGGGTACCCCAAACTACGGATGCCTCAGTTAAACGTAGGTATAGCGTAACAACAGATATTCTATCATTTAAACGTTGTCGTCGCCAATACGGACATTTTGTGGTGAGAGGGTATGAACCGGCTCATGCTGTTCAAATTTATTATGGAACACTTATTCATCAGGTTTTAGATCGTGCTTATATGCACTATGCTGGATTAAGAGATAAAAAGACAGAAGGTCAAATCCCTAGAGATGAAGATATAGAGTATTATTTCAACGAAGTTGATACTGCTTTAAAAATCCGTGGTATTCGTTCGGTTCGCGCGTTCACACACGCAGCAGAGCGCGAGGCAGCTCTAAGACGGCTAAAAAGATTTAATCAAATTGAGGGATCTGAACTTTATCCCAGAATCAAAGATACTGAGCATCACTTGCAATCCCATCAAGGCGATTACTTGCTTCACGGAACGGTGGATGTTCTGGCAGATGTCCCAAACTGGCACCCTGGAATGAAAGCAGAAATATGGGATTACAAAGGAGGACACCCACCCGATGATCGTTATTCTGAAGGATTTCGCCAATACCAATTCCAAATGAGGGTTTATGCAGAACTTTATCGCGAACGCAATGGCGTTTATCCTGAGAAGGCAATTCTTTATTTTTTAGGTGCATTAGATGCTGTCGAAGACTCTTCGACTCGCCCATCGAATGCTCTTATTGAGGTTTCATTGGATGAGCAGAGTATCCAAAATGCTTTAGCAGATTTTACTAACACTGTAAAGAAGATTGAGGATTGCAGGCGAAAAGAGAACTGGCCCGCACCTGACCCTAGTCCAGATGATAATACTTGTAACATTTGCGATATTCGCTGGAATTGCCCTGCCAGAAAAGGCGAATATCAGATGCGGTATCCATAAAACTGGGTTGCCTTAGGGACACCGATGTCCTCTCAACAAAATACCTTTTTAGTGTTCTGAAACCTATCGTTGGGACGGTAATAACAAGTATGTCAAAGATTTCACAATCTAAACCCGAAGAATCTCCAGCAGGACATTTACTAATTTTGGGATGTTCTGATGGGAGAATTAAGAATCCCGATTTTAATAAAATCCCCGCATTTATGGTTTATAAGGAGCACAGCTACAAAGTGCTGCAAAAGTTTCTCAGAGAGAATGGATGGCCTCCTGGTCTTACTATAAAAATTGTTTCTGCAAAACATAAAATCATTGATGCCACAGAGCTCATTGAACCCTACAACGAGTGTTTAGATAAAGAGAAGGCAGAAAAGATAGGACCACAAGTCATCCAAAAATTGGAGAAACTTGAACGACCAGAATCTGTTTTCATTAGTATAAATAAAGACCACCGCCCCGCAATTTCCAGCATTGAGACCTTATTTGATGTTGAAATTGAGTATGCCGAGGGTAGAGGTGGGAAAAAAAAACAACAGCTGAAGGAGTGGCTTCATAATTTACCAAATAAGTTCCCTTCCGTCAATTCTCATGAACAATTAGATGAGCGTCCTTATTTGTATTTCTTTCCTGATTGGGGCGATTATGTTTACGAGCCATTCTGCCCTGATGAAACAGATGAAAACCGAAAAAAAGAAAATAGGAAATACGCACATGAGATTTTCGAGGATGATCCTCCTTATAACGGCCTACTACTTAGTCTTGCCCAGTTGCGAACTAAAAATGGGCCTCTCAATGATTTCATGGAAAATTTTCGGGAGAAGATGCAGGTTCCTAAAAAACTTTTGTTGTTTGGAGATTGCGGTGCGTTCTCATACATCAAAGAGGAAGCTCCTCCCCTTTCCTGTGAAGATGCAGCCTCTTTTTACAACCAATTTGGTTTTGAATTCGGGGCATCTGTTGATCACATTCCCATTTCATCATTATCCGTGAAAAAAAGAAAGCAACGAATGAAGTTAACGGCTAAAAATGCCGAAAAGTTTTTTAACATTCATCGGGATAAGGATTATGATTTTAAACCAGTCGGTAGTATACAAGGCATCACTCCCGAAGATTACGCTTATTTTGCTAATGAATACATTAAGTGGGGATATAAGCATATTGGTTTAGGTGGATTGGTGCGTAGACAAGATTCAGATATTTTAGAAATAGTCGCAGCTGTTCGGGAAGTATTACAAAAGGCTACCCGCGGTAAAAAAGAAAATATTTGGGTTCACCTTTTTGGTATACTGCGTCCCAAACTTCAACCCATCTTTAGGGAACTCGGTGTTTCCAGTTTTGATAGTGCATCTTACTTGAGAAAAGCATGGTCCTCTCCAGATAGAAATTATTTAACAGAAGATGGCACATGGTATGGCAGTATCCGAATTCCTTTTAGTACATCAAAAGTGATGCGCGAAGCTGCGGAATCTAATCCTGAACTTTCTAATGTTAATATGCAAGCAATCGAAGAAAAGTGCCTCTTGAGTCTTAGTCGTTTTAATGATGGGGAGATACCAGAGAAGGAAGTAAAGAAAATTCTTCAAGACGTTAATAAATATAGTGAGTGTTTTCCCAGAAAAAATTGGCCTCTGCAAAAAAAGTCAAGCAATCATCTCTGTAAGAAACACGAAAAACTTCGTAAAAAACACGAAGAGTTACTCATGGAACGTCCTTGGGAGAAATGTGAATGTAAAGTATGCCAAGATGCCGGTATTCATGTTGTAATTTTCAGAGGAGCAAATAGAAATAGACGTAGGGGATTCCACAATACTTGGGTGTTTTATCACAAAATTTTACATGGACGGCGTAAGAAACCTTCAAAGAAATAGGTTGTTTCAGTCATTAGACCTTAAAGATTGCCATTCATGTGATGTCAATATTGCATGGAAAGGAAATCATTAGTCATTAATTGTTTCCAGAGGTTATCTATGCGGTCTGCAAATGAATTGGATATTTTAAGACATCTTTGAGGATTAACAGATGCGCCCCACCGACCTCTGTGGAAGGTTCATCAATCTTCAACTCAGATAGATTTCGGTAGTGCTTCACTAGTTTTACCGCGACGGGTAAGATGCCCATACGCAAATAGAATACGACTTATGGGTAAGGTTCTCCGACAGTCGCGAGTCATTAGCGTTAGGACAGATTGCCAAACCTTCATTAGTTAACCGAAAATCCCCTTTTTTTCAAACTCATGTTATGAAAAAAACTTATATTTTTTTATTCATAGCTCTTATACTCTATATTGCCTCGACATCAATTTCTGTAGGACAGACACATCCAACGTCGCCGCTCCAGGTGCTTTCGACCACAGTAGATACGCTCACGGCACGCTTTGCGTTACCTGAACTTCAAGTAAAGACAAGTGCTCATTCTGCTGAAGACAGTTCTGCAGACCCGATAACCGATATCCGTTTTGCCGGTGCTAATTGGACGCTTGACGTGGGTAGACCTCGGTTACCTGTCTATGTACAGTGCATTGGGATTCCTCTCGCCGGAACGCCTATCGTTACTGTGATTCAGGCGCGCCCGGAAGTAAAAAGTGTTGAAAATGTCCGCGTCACACCCGATGACCCGATTTTTCCAACTTCAACCCCATCGCGCCCTGATTTACAAGGGTTTTATCCGTCGAAACTGGTAGAAGTTATTCCGAGTGGGCTTGTGCGCAATCAGCGTGTCGCGAGCCTACAAATCAATCCGGTGCAATACAATTCGGCGACAAAGCAATTAAAGGTCTACACATCTATAACATTCCGTATTGAATTTCCGGGTGCTGTCCCGTTTGCAAAGAATGGCGCGATAGAATCTACCACGCTTCCGTCCTTCCGCTCTTCTGCTTTTGAAAGTCTCTTTCGGGGAACACTAAGGAACTATGAACAAGCAAAGTCGTGGCGAAACCAGCGACGGATGTCCTATAGAAGTGCGCCCGGAGCACCAGAATTAACGGCTTCTACCACCTACCGCTTTAAAATTCCAGTTCTTAGAACAGATCTCTATCGTATCACTTATAATAATATCAGGGCTGCCGCTGGTATTGAACCAGAGGATATTGATCTGAACACCCTTCGATTAGAAAGTAGCGGACAGAAACAGGGTGTTTACATTTTTGATGACAATGAAAACGATAGACTCGATGCAGGCGAACAGGTTGTTTTTTATGGACGGGCATTGTCGGACAACAAATTTACTGACGAAAACGTTTACTGGCTCCATTTTGCTTTACGAGGTGAGCCTGTTACTGGAGACCTTGAACCGTCCCGTGTGGCAACGCGAGACGCAACACCTCTCACGCCAAACTTAGTAACACCGACTGCCTTTTTAACGCGCGCCCGTTTTGAAGAGAACGTACATCACGATGTTTTAGCCGGAACCAATATTAAGTCCGAACTTGCTGATCACTATTTCTGGACTCCCTTCCGTGGTGGAAATATCAACACAAGTCGAAAGGATTTTCCTATAGAACTGCCTGCCGCAGTCCCGCGTCTTGAGATTGATCGCACTGCGACGCTGCGTATTAAATTCCAAGGGGCTTCCCGCAGAGGCGCAGCCCTCCACCAAGCCCGAATCGCTTTCAATGGGCTTCAACTTGGTAGGATTGAGGAGTGGAAACGCCAAGCTGCGCCTATTGCAACCCGCAGCATTCCGCAATTACGCATCCACCATAACCAAGTCAATTATATGCGCATTGAGGCACTTGATACCAACAGAACCCCCGCAGGTTCCTACGATTTCTATCTCGATTGGTATGAACTTGATTATTGGCGAAACTTTCGGGCGGATGCCAACCGTCTTGAATTTAATACAAATACCGAACCTCGTAACCGCGGCAAGGTCCAATACCGGGTTGAGAACATTTTTGATGAAACAATTGATGTGTATCAACTTGATGAAAAAGGTATTGCGAGTAAACTCATCAACGGTGAAATTTCGCGAAGAGGTGCGACTTATCAAATGCTCTTTGAAGATACCGTCAATCTGCATACGCGCTATTTTGTCATAGGGCGTTCTGCCTATCGGAGTATCAACGCACTCATACCGACACCACCAACCTTGCTGAGGAATCCGTCCAATCAAGTCGACTATGTCGTCATAACGCATCCAACCTTTACGGAGAGCATCCAGCCGCTCGTTGAATTCCGGCGCTCGCAAGGCTTAACAACGATGGTGGTTGATATCGGCGACATCTACGATGAATTTAGTGATGGACTCTTCAACCCACTGGCTATCCAAAAATTCCTCCGATATGCCTATGATAATTGGCAACAACCCGTCCCAACTTATGTTGTTCTTGTAGGGGATGCCCATTACGATTACAAGCGTGCTACTGTTGAACTCTACCGTCGAGATCCGTCATTCCGGGGGACCTATAATCTCTATCCAATCTTCGTACCAACATTCCACGGTTGGGCACCTGAAAGCGGTGAAACTGCCATGGACCAGCGTTTCGTCAATGTGAGTGGCGAAGATCCGCTACCCGATATGCTTATAGGGCGACTCTCCGTTCAAACCACTGAAGACCTCGCGACTATGGTTGAGAAAATCATCAATTATGAAAAGAATTTGAGAACGGGATTATGGCAAGGCACATTAATTCAGGTTGCTGATGACAACACAGACAACCCTGGCGACGGACTCTTTGAGGTGTCGCGGGAT from Candidatus Poribacteria bacterium encodes:
- a CDS encoding ATP-dependent helicase, with protein sequence MDLQEMLTTINDKTKIEVNDEQKAVIAHEDGPLWVIAGPGSGKSEVLVLRTLKLVCVDGVHPKSIILTTFTEKAARNIQDRLAIYKNYLDQVDENLRLRVDLSQVRVGTLHSLCNRIMHEYRYSKYQNYRLLDDIEQLLFVYEQSDLSTSQQAHLPLWQRFDLLTARYNQAAGTRWNRSSGYPPHRWIRVNAAVTLFNRIVEDQVDVPQMHAEGGTWEILANAYTQYRDSLEEHKTCDFAHLQLKFLEFLDSPSGSRFLNGDGLSDQDHPGINHVLVDEYQDTNPIQENIYLRLTQRFPHNLCIVGDDDQALYRFRGGTVECMVNFDRACQSALGAGVRPYPLHLSTNYRSHPDIVDWCDNYIQSFQVMTEPGARVSNKPSLSPDPQWVDRQTQQGCSIGNYPAVSYLLGQKYEDVAARFAETVRGLLDNGIVNDPSQCVLLLRSTRLLTQSAEPYQRALQDQGFDVYNPRSRTFLEQPEIQTALGTLVKILDPNQNGLSDVKTRNVREMIEDWIQVYTDQASQNPELATYVEGAISRIMQTPANKTITQSAGQDKTMSPATIQDIFYHMISFEPFVKWRQDTERDFRLGKLSQVLESYCMLPFSGSIGSTREILRTGYTDGLISSGQLGHLYYSLVGLLVSEGLNDPEHEEIICPQGSFPIMTVHQAKGLEFPFVFVSLLGKIQKVEIGSELQIEDTMRQFRNNPSPSSFSDQERAEQDRIRFFYVAYSRAIYSLVFLARNQDFRNQGIGFGDKGLQWFTDEVKRL
- a CDS encoding PD-(D/E)XK nuclease family protein — protein: MSWQKFQDLRVPQTTDASVKRRYSVTTDILSFKRCRRQYGHFVVRGYEPAHAVQIYYGTLIHQVLDRAYMHYAGLRDKKTEGQIPRDEDIEYYFNEVDTALKIRGIRSVRAFTHAAEREAALRRLKRFNQIEGSELYPRIKDTEHHLQSHQGDYLLHGTVDVLADVPNWHPGMKAEIWDYKGGHPPDDRYSEGFRQYQFQMRVYAELYRERNGVYPEKAILYFLGALDAVEDSSTRPSNALIEVSLDEQSIQNALADFTNTVKKIEDCRRKENWPAPDPSPDDNTCNICDIRWNCPARKGEYQMRYP
- the dpdA gene encoding tRNA-guanine transglycosylase DpdA produces the protein MSKISQSKPEESPAGHLLILGCSDGRIKNPDFNKIPAFMVYKEHSYKVLQKFLRENGWPPGLTIKIVSAKHKIIDATELIEPYNECLDKEKAEKIGPQVIQKLEKLERPESVFISINKDHRPAISSIETLFDVEIEYAEGRGGKKKQQLKEWLHNLPNKFPSVNSHEQLDERPYLYFFPDWGDYVYEPFCPDETDENRKKENRKYAHEIFEDDPPYNGLLLSLAQLRTKNGPLNDFMENFREKMQVPKKLLLFGDCGAFSYIKEEAPPLSCEDAASFYNQFGFEFGASVDHIPISSLSVKKRKQRMKLTAKNAEKFFNIHRDKDYDFKPVGSIQGITPEDYAYFANEYIKWGYKHIGLGGLVRRQDSDILEIVAAVREVLQKATRGKKENIWVHLFGILRPKLQPIFRELGVSSFDSASYLRKAWSSPDRNYLTEDGTWYGSIRIPFSTSKVMREAAESNPELSNVNMQAIEEKCLLSLSRFNDGEIPEKEVKKILQDVNKYSECFPRKNWPLQKKSSNHLCKKHEKLRKKHEELLMERPWEKCECKVCQDAGIHVVIFRGANRNRRRGFHNTWVFYHKILHGRRKKPSKK